A window from Macaca fascicularis isolate 582-1 chromosome 20, T2T-MFA8v1.1 encodes these proteins:
- the TSC2 gene encoding tuberin isoform X17 — MERFFRSESRGAVRIKVLDVLSFVLLINRQFYEEELINSVVISQLSHIPEDKDHQVRKLATQLLVDLAEGCHTHHFNSLLDIIEKVMARSLSPPPELEERDVAAYSASLEDVKTAVLGLLVILQTKLYTLPASHATRVYEMLVSHIQLHYKHSYTLPIASSIRLQAFDFLLLLRADSLHRLGLPNKDGVVRFSPYCVCDYMEPERGSEKKASGPLSPPTGPPGPAPAGPAVRLGSLPYSLLFRVLLQCLKQESDWKVLKLVLGRLPESLRYKVLIFTSPCSVDQLCSALCSMLSGPKTLERLRGAPEGFSRTDLHLAVVPVLTALISYHNYLDKTKQREMVYCLEQGLIHRCASQCVVALSICSVEMPDIMIKALPVLVVKLTHISATASMAVPLLEFLSTLARLPQLYRNFAAEQYASVFAISLPYTNPSKFNQYIVCLAHHVIAMWFIRCRLPFRKDFVPFITKGLRSNVLLSFDDTPEKDSFRARSTSLNERPKSLRIARPPKQGLNNSPPVKEFKESSAAEAFRCRSISVSEHVVRSRIQTSLTSASLGSADENSVAQADDSLKSLHLELTETCLDMMARYVFSNFTAVPKRSPVGEFLLAGGRTKTWLVGNKLVTVTTSVGTGTRSLLGLDSGELQSGPESSSSPGMNVRQTKEAPAKLESQAGQQVSRGARDRVRSMSGGHGLRVGALDVPASQFPGSAASPGPQTAPAAKPEKASAGARLPVQEKTNLAAYVPLLTQGWAEILVRRPTGNTSWLMSLENPLSPFSSDINNMPLQELSNALMAAERFKEHRDTALYKSLSVPAASTAKPPPLPRSNTVASFSSLYQSSCQGQLHRSVSWADSAVVMEEGSPGEVPVPVEPPGLEDFEAALGVDRRTDAYSRSSSTSSQEEKSFHAEELVAGGIPIERAVSSEGGRPSVDLSFQPSQPLSKSSSSPELQTLQDILGDPGDKADVGRLSPEVKARSQSGILDGESAAWPASGEDSRGQPEGPLPSSSPRSPSGLRPRGYTISDSAPSRRGRRVERDAFKSRATASNAEKVPGINPSFVFLQLYHSPFFGDESNKPILLPNESQSFERSVQLLDQIPSYDTHKIAVLYVGEGQSNSELAILSNEHGSYRYTEFLTGLGRLIELKDCQPDKVYLGGLDVCGEDGQFTYCWHDDIMQAVFHIATLMPTKDVDKHRCDKKRHLGNDFVSIVYNDSGEDFKLGTIKGQFNFVHVIITPLDYECNLVSLQCRKDMEGLVDTSVAKIVSDRNLPFVARQMALHANMASQVHHSRSNPTDIYPSKWIARLRHIKRLRQRICEEAAYSNPSLPLVHPPSHTKGPAQTPAEPTPGYEMGQRKRLISSVEDFTEFV, encoded by the exons ATGGAGAGATTCTTCAG GAGCGAGTCCCGAGGCGCCGTGCGCATCAAGGTGCTGGATGTGCTGTCCTTTGTGCTGCTCATCAACAGGCAGTTCTACGAG GAGGAGCTGATTAACTCAGTGGTCATCTCTCAGCTCTCCCACATCCCCGAGGATAAAGACCATCAGGTCCGAAAGCTGGCCACCCAGTTGCTGGTGGACCTGGCAGAGGGCTGCCACACACACCACTTCAACAGTCTGCTGGACATCATCGAGAAG GTGATGGCCcgctccctctccccacccccggAGTTGGAAGAAAGGGATGTGGCCGCGTACTCGGCGTCCTTGGAGGATGTGAAGACAGCTGTCCTGGGGCTTCTGGTCATCCTTCAG ACTAAGCTGTACACCCTGCCTGCGAGCCATGCCACGCGCGTTTATGAGATGCTGGTCAGCCACATTCAGCTCCACTACAAGCACAGCTACACCCTGCCAATCGCCAGCAGCATCCGGCTGCAG GCCTTTGACTTCCTGTTGCTGCTGCGGGCCGACTCACTGCACCGCCTCGGCCTGCCCAACAAGGATGGGGTCGTGCGGTTCAGCCCCTACTGCGTCTGCGACTACAT GGAGCCGGAGAGAGGCTCTGAGAAGAAGGCCAGCGGCCCCCTTTCTCCTCCCACAGGGCCACCTGGCCCGGCGCCTGCAGGCCCGGCTGTGCGGCTGGGCTCCCTGCCCTACTCCCTGCTCTTCCGCGTCCTGCTGCAGTGCTTGAAGCAG GAGTCTGACTGGAAGGTGCTGAAGCTGGTTCTGGGCAGGCTGCCTGAGTCCCTGCGCTACAAAGTACTCATCTTTACCTCCCCTTGCAGTGTGGACCAGCTGTGCTCTGCTCTCTGCTCCATG CTTTCAGGCCCAAAGACACTGGAGCGGCTCCGAGGAGCCCCGGAAGGCTTCTCCAGAACTGACCTGCACCTGGCTGTGGTTCCAGTGCTGACGGCATTAATCTCTTACCATAACTACCTGGACAAAACCAAACAG CGCGAGATGGTCTACTGCCTGGAGCAGGGCCTCATCCACCGCTGTGCCAGCCAGTGCGTCGTAGCCTTGTCCATCTGCAGCGTGGAGATGCCTGACATCATGATCAAGGCGCTGCCCGTCCTGGTGGTGAAGCTCACACACATCTCGGCCACAGCCAGCATGGCCGTCCCGCTGCTGGAGTTCCTGTCCA CTCTGGCCAGGCTGCCGCAGCTCTACAGGAACTTCGCCGCGGAGCAGTATGCCAGTGTGTTCGCCATCTCGCTGCCGTACACCAACCCCTCCAA GTTTAATCAGTACATCGTGTGTCTGGCCCATCACGTCATAGCCATGTGGTTTATCAGGTGCCGCCTGCCCTTCCGGAAGGATTTTGTCCCTTTCATCACTAAG GGCCTGCGGTCCAATGTCCTCTTGTCTTTTGATGACACCCCCGAGAAGGACAGCTTCAGGGCCCGGAGTACTAGTCTCAACGAGAGGCCCAAGAG TCTGAGGATAGCCAGACCCCCCAAACAAGGCTTGAATAACTCTCCACCCGTGAAAGAATTCAAGGAGAGCTCTGCAGCCGAGGCCTTCCGGTGCCGCAGCATCAGTGTGTCTGAACATGTGGTCCGCAG CAGGATACAGACGTCCCTCACCAGTGCCAGCCTGGGGTCTGCAGACGAGAACTCCGTGGCCCAGGCTGACGATAGCCTGAAAAGCCTCCATCTGGAGCTCACGGAAACCTGTCTGGACATGATGGCCCGATACGTCTTCTCCAACTTCACGGCTGTCCCGAAGAG GTCTCCTGTGGGCGAGTTCCTCCTGGCGGGTGGCAGGACCAAAACCTGGCTGGTTGGGAACAAGCTTGTCACTGTGACGACGAGTGTGGGAACCGGGACCCGGTCGTTACTAGGCCTGGACTCGGGGGAGCTGCAGTCCGGCCCGGAGTCGAG CTCCAGCCCCGGCATGAATGTGAGACAGACGAAGGAGGCGCCAGCCAAGCTGGAGTCCCAGGCTGGGCAGCAGGTGTCCCGTGGGGCCCGGGACCGGGTCCGTTCTATGTCAG GGGGCCATGGTCTTCGAGTTGGCGCCCTGGATGTGCCGGCCTCCCAGTTCCCGGGCAGTGCCGCTTCTCCAGGACCACAGACTGCACCAGCCGCGAAGCCTGAGAAGGCCTCGGCCGGCGCCCGGCTTCCTGTGCAGGAGAAGACGAACCTGGCCGCCTACGTGCCCCTGCTGACCCAGGGCTGGGCGGAGATCCTGGTCCGGAGGCCCACAG GGAACACCAGCTGGCTGATGAGCCTGGAGAACCCGCTCAGCCCTTTCTCCTCGGACATCAACAACATGCCCCTGCAGGAGCTGTCCAACGCCCTCATGGCAGCTGAGCGCTTCAAGGAGCACCGGGACACAGCCCTGTACAAGTCGCTGTCGGTGCCAGCAGCCAGCACGGCCAAACCCCCTCCTCTGCCTCGCTCCAACACAG TggcctctttctcctccctgtaCCAGTCCAGCTGCCAAGGACAGCTGCACAGGAGCGTTTCCTGGGCAG ACTCCGCCGTGGTCATGGAGGAGGGAAGTCCTGGCGAGGTTCCTGTGCCAGTGGAGCCCCCAGGATTGGAGGACTTTGAGGCAGCGCTAGGCGTGGACAGGCGCACAGACGCCTACAGCAGG TCGTCCTCAACCTCCAGCCAGGAGGAGAAGTCATTCCACGCAGAGGAGCTGGTGGCCGGGGGAATCCCCATTGAACGAGCCGTCTCCTCGGAGGGTGGCCGGCCCTCTGTGGACCTCTCCTTCCAGCCCTCACAGCCCCTGAGCAAGTCTAGCTCCTCTCCTGAGCTGCAGACCCTGCAGGACATCCTCGGGGACCCTGGGGACAAGGCTGACGTGGGCCGGCTGAGCCCTGAGGTTAAGGCCCGTTCACAGTCAGGGATCCTGGACGGGGAAAGTGCTGCCTGGCCAGCCTCGGGCGAAGACAGTCGGGGCCAGCCCGAGGGTCCCTTGCCTTCCAGCTCCCCCCGCTCACCCAGTGGCCTCCGGCCCCGCGGTTACACCATCTCCGACTCGGCCCCATCACGCAGGGGCAGGAGGGTAGAAAGGGATGCCTTTAAGAGCAGAGCCACAGCTTCCAATGCAGAGAAAGTGCCAGGCATCAACCCCAG TTTCGTGTTCCTGCAGCTCTACCATTCGCCTTTCTTTGGCGACGAGTCAAACAAGCCAATCCTGCTGCCCAATGAG TCACAGTCCTTTGAGCGGTCGGTGCAGCTCCTTGACCAGATCCCATCATACGACACCCACAAGATCGCCGTCCTGTATGTGGGAGAAGGCCAG AGCAACAGTGAGCTCGCCATCCTGTCCAATGAGCATGGCTCCTACAGGTACACGGAGTTCCTGACGGGCCTGGGCCGGCTCATCGAGCTCAAGGACTGCCAGCCAGACAAGGTGTACCTGGGCGGCCTGGACGTGTGTGGTGAGGACGGCCAGTTCACCTACTGCTGGCACGACGACATCATGCAAG CCGTCTTCCACATCGCCACCCTGATGCCCACCAAGGACGTGGACAAGCATCGTTGCGACAAGAAGCGCCACCTGGGCAACGATTTCGTGTCCATTGTCTACAATGACTCTGGCGAGGACTTCAAGCTCGGCACCATCAAG GGCCAGTTCAACTTTGTCCACGTGATCATCACCCCGCTGGACTATGAGTGCAACCTGGTGTCCCTGCAGTGCAGGAAAG ACATGGAGGGCCTTGTGGACACCAGCGTGGCCAAGATCGTGTCTGACCGCAACCTGCCTTTTGTGGCCCGTCAGATGGCCCTGCATGCAAAC ATGGCCTCACAGGTGCACCACAGCCGCTCCAACCCCACCGACATCTACCCCTCCAAGTGGATTGCCCGGCTCCGCCACATCAAGAGACTCCGCCAGCGG ATCTGCGAGGAAGCCGCCTACTCCAACCCCAGCCTGCCTCTGGTGCACCCCCCATCCCATACCAAAGGGCCTGCACAGACTCCAGCCGAGCCCACGCCTGGCTACGAGATGGGCCAGCGGAAGCGCCTCATCTCCTCTGTGGAGGACTTCACCGAGTTCGTGTGA